One region of Priestia megaterium genomic DNA includes:
- the pdxS gene encoding pyridoxal 5'-phosphate synthase lyase subunit PdxS encodes MVRNGTDRVKRGMAEMQKGGVIMDVINAEQAKIAEVAGAVAVMALERVPADIRAAGGVSRMADPTIVEEVMNAVSIPVMAKARIGHIVEARVLEAMGVDYIDESEVLTPADEEYHLNKSTFTVPFVCGCRDLGEAARRIGEGASMLRTKGEPGTGNIVEAVRHMRQVNAQVRKVVGMDEDELMTEAKLLGAPYELLLQIKREGRLPVVNFAAGGVATPADAALMMQLGADGVFVGSGIFKSDNPEKFARAIVEATTHYQDYELIASLSKGLGSAMKGIEISSLLPENRMQERGW; translated from the coding sequence ATGGTGAGAAATGGAACGGACCGCGTGAAGCGGGGAATGGCAGAAATGCAAAAAGGCGGCGTTATCATGGACGTGATCAATGCAGAACAGGCAAAAATTGCAGAGGTAGCAGGCGCTGTTGCTGTTATGGCGTTAGAGCGTGTTCCAGCTGATATTCGTGCAGCAGGCGGCGTGTCTCGTATGGCAGACCCAACAATTGTTGAAGAAGTGATGAACGCTGTATCCATTCCAGTTATGGCAAAAGCCCGAATCGGCCATATTGTTGAAGCACGCGTGCTAGAAGCGATGGGTGTAGACTACATTGATGAAAGTGAAGTGCTTACTCCAGCTGATGAGGAATATCACCTTAACAAAAGTACATTTACGGTTCCATTTGTATGCGGATGCCGTGATTTAGGGGAAGCAGCAAGACGAATTGGTGAAGGTGCTTCGATGCTTCGTACAAAAGGCGAACCAGGAACAGGAAATATCGTGGAAGCAGTGCGTCATATGCGCCAAGTCAACGCTCAAGTACGTAAAGTGGTAGGCATGGATGAAGACGAGTTAATGACAGAAGCCAAACTATTAGGTGCCCCTTATGAGCTATTACTGCAAATTAAACGTGAAGGCCGCTTACCGGTTGTAAACTTTGCAGCAGGCGGCGTAGCAACACCCGCGGACGCAGCGTTAATGATGCAGCTTGGAGCAGACGGTGTGTTCGTTGGTTCAGGAATCTTTAAATCCGACAACCCTGAAAAATTTGCTCGAGCAATCGTTGAGGCAACAACGCATTATCAAGATTATGAACTCATTGCAAGCTTGTCAAAAGGGCTAGGAAGTGCAATGAAAGGAATTGAAATTTCATCATTATTACCAGAAAATCGTATGCAAGAACGCGGCTGGTAA
- a CDS encoding 3-hydroxyacyl-CoA dehydrogenase family protein, with translation MNSKDIQRIAVIGAGQMGHQIGMLCALGGYETIIQDMNEQSLIEAKNKLEAIIDKWVHKGKISSDAKEAAFQRLSFTSTLKEAVSSADFVIEAVVEKLDVKQSVFKEIDEYAPSHAILASNSSTIVNSLIASATNRPEQIVNMHFFFPPLVMDCVEVVMSEKTSEQTAQTTMEVCKQINRTAVLLKKEISGFIANRILGALQKEAVFLYENGYADFEDIDTICKKALNHPIGPFELMDLSGIDVGYFVMQQRYSETGDPEDKPAACIEEKVQKGELGRKTGKGFYTYHTQGVKQ, from the coding sequence ATGAATAGTAAAGATATACAGCGTATTGCTGTCATTGGCGCAGGACAAATGGGACATCAAATTGGTATGCTTTGTGCACTTGGAGGATATGAAACAATTATTCAAGATATGAATGAACAATCACTCATAGAGGCAAAAAATAAGCTGGAAGCAATTATAGACAAGTGGGTTCACAAAGGCAAAATTTCCTCTGATGCTAAAGAAGCCGCATTTCAAAGGTTGTCTTTTACAAGCACATTAAAGGAAGCGGTTTCAAGTGCTGATTTTGTGATTGAAGCTGTTGTAGAAAAGTTAGATGTAAAACAAAGCGTCTTTAAAGAAATAGATGAGTACGCACCAAGTCACGCCATTTTAGCATCGAATAGTTCAACAATTGTTAACTCGCTTATTGCAAGTGCAACAAACCGTCCAGAGCAAATCGTTAACATGCATTTCTTTTTTCCTCCTCTTGTAATGGACTGCGTAGAAGTTGTGATGAGTGAAAAGACAAGTGAACAAACAGCTCAAACGACAATGGAAGTTTGCAAGCAAATTAATCGCACAGCAGTCCTTCTGAAAAAAGAAATCTCAGGTTTTATTGCCAATCGAATTTTAGGAGCGCTGCAAAAAGAAGCCGTTTTCCTTTACGAAAATGGATACGCAGATTTTGAAGACATTGATACGATTTGCAAAAAAGCGCTCAATCACCCGATCGGTCCTTTTGAATTGATGGATCTCTCAGGAATTGACGTCGGATATTTTGTGATGCAGCAGCGCTATAGCGAAACAGGGGACCCTGAGGACAAGCCAGCTGCGTGCATAGAAGAAAAAGTTCAAAAAGGCGAGCTTGGACGCAAAACAGGAAAAGGTTTTTACACATACCACACACAGGGAGTGAAGCAATGA
- a CDS encoding 2-phosphosulfolactate phosphatase, protein MKRKVHVILKKEELLAKKLEGKTVVIFDILLATSTIAAALQQGAIEVIPVKNEEEARNKAKTYKPDEIALVGEYRGKTIEGFFDPSPSTIKQHVQDKTVILSTTNGTVAIHNAEKAKHVYAASLLNGEAVASAVCQPSQDETVLLVCSGSSDRFCLEDLYGAGYFISCLLQLKTFYLTDAAKAALLLYKAYEHSSLEILKHSAVGEMLTQYGFLDEIGFVSRKNVYSVVPKVVKKKLVNGEEMICLK, encoded by the coding sequence ATGAAAAGAAAAGTTCACGTAATACTCAAAAAAGAAGAGCTTCTTGCCAAAAAGCTAGAAGGAAAAACGGTCGTTATATTTGACATCTTATTGGCTACTTCAACAATTGCGGCTGCTTTACAACAAGGAGCAATAGAGGTTATTCCCGTAAAAAACGAAGAAGAAGCGCGCAATAAAGCAAAAACGTATAAGCCTGATGAAATTGCGCTTGTAGGCGAATATAGAGGGAAAACGATTGAAGGCTTTTTTGATCCAAGCCCCAGCACGATAAAGCAGCATGTTCAAGATAAAACGGTTATTTTGTCCACCACTAATGGAACGGTGGCCATTCATAACGCTGAAAAAGCAAAACATGTCTATGCAGCTTCACTGTTAAACGGAGAAGCGGTTGCCAGTGCTGTTTGTCAACCAAGTCAAGATGAAACTGTTTTATTGGTTTGTTCAGGTTCATCCGATCGCTTCTGTCTAGAAGATTTATATGGAGCGGGGTACTTTATAAGCTGTCTTCTGCAACTAAAAACATTTTATTTAACGGATGCTGCAAAAGCCGCACTGCTTTTGTATAAGGCTTATGAGCATTCATCTCTTGAAATATTGAAACACTCAGCCGTAGGAGAAATGCTCACTCAGTATGGCTTTCTAGACGAAATTGGCTTTGTAAGCCGGAAAAACGTCTACTCTGTAGTTCCTAAGGTAGTGAAGAAAAAGCTAGTAAACGGGGAGGAAATGATATGTCTGAAATGA
- a CDS encoding SDR family NAD(P)-dependent oxidoreductase — protein sequence MRFEGQIAVITGAGSGIGEATAQRMAKEGARVILVGRTKEKLIQAASAIDTRCERKCTDIFPADVTKEEDVKELAEFIKEKYGQIHLLINNAGGSVNSTIKETTLEQWKQVQDVNLTSVFLVTKHLIPFLTEEIAENRSIVNIASLSGHKAGAQIPHYSAAKAALINFTKAMAFELAPHGIRVNSVSPGFVETPLTQPGLENERFTKAIEKNTALKRVGKPDEIANVIAFVASKEASYMTGSDLLVDGGWLIV from the coding sequence ATGCGTTTTGAAGGGCAAATAGCTGTTATTACAGGAGCTGGAAGCGGCATTGGAGAAGCGACCGCTCAAAGAATGGCGAAAGAAGGCGCTCGCGTCATTCTTGTGGGGCGAACGAAAGAAAAACTAATACAGGCTGCATCCGCTATTGACACACGGTGTGAACGAAAATGTACAGATATTTTCCCAGCTGACGTAACGAAAGAAGAAGACGTCAAAGAGCTTGCTGAGTTTATAAAAGAAAAGTACGGACAAATTCATTTATTAATTAATAACGCAGGCGGATCTGTTAATTCCACAATCAAAGAAACAACGCTTGAACAGTGGAAACAGGTGCAGGACGTCAATTTAACAAGCGTATTTCTTGTAACAAAACATTTGATTCCTTTTTTAACTGAAGAAATAGCAGAAAATCGCTCTATTGTTAACATCGCTTCTCTTTCAGGACATAAAGCAGGTGCGCAAATTCCCCACTATAGCGCTGCTAAAGCTGCTTTAATCAACTTTACAAAAGCAATGGCATTTGAATTAGCACCTCACGGAATCAGAGTAAACTCTGTGTCTCCTGGATTCGTAGAAACACCTTTAACACAGCCTGGACTTGAAAATGAGCGCTTCACTAAGGCAATCGAAAAAAATACGGCTTTAAAACGTGTAGGTAAACCAGATGAAATTGCAAATGTTATTGCTTTTGTAGCGTCTAAAGAGGCATCGTATATGACGGGAAGTGATTTATTAGTAGACGGCGGGTGGCTTATCGTTTAA
- a CDS encoding DUF3870 domain-containing protein: MQILNTVIVTGYAKAPQGTSMYEMYKHAGIVLEVDLTEHKIVNAEFTFITELTQNFFRKLLIGYCLADGIEPLIERIQNYYFAPSQQAIIVALQAAIQRYWDNVNQKIT; the protein is encoded by the coding sequence ATGCAAATACTGAATACAGTCATTGTGACAGGATATGCAAAAGCTCCACAGGGAACTTCCATGTATGAAATGTATAAGCATGCGGGAATTGTACTAGAAGTGGATCTGACAGAGCATAAAATTGTAAATGCTGAGTTTACGTTTATTACGGAGCTGACGCAAAATTTTTTCCGGAAGCTGCTTATTGGTTACTGCCTTGCAGATGGAATTGAACCTCTTATTGAACGTATTCAAAATTATTATTTTGCTCCATCTCAACAGGCGATTATCGTAGCGCTTCAGGCTGCAATCCAACGTTACTGGGATAATGTGAATCAAAAAATTACATAG
- a CDS encoding phosphotransferase family protein — protein MSQIIPVRKGEELNTEKLHQFLRVSILDLPKEPLVIKQFGSGASNLTYALSVGEWEAVLRRPPFGPVAPKAHDMEREYKILSVLSKSFPLAPRPYVFCEDETVVGKSFFLMERKHGVLIDTAFPKEVKETSQLCRRISEQMVDVLVQLHDVPYKGTLLEEISKPEGFLERQVHGWIHRYEKSKTSDIPEVEALKKWLTTHIPTSQHPTIIHYDYKLNNTLFSPDGNKIVGLFDWEMTTVGDPLADLGVAMSYWMEDSDPELLKRGLGNPPVTVQKSFYSRRDFVEAYAKKSGRDVSHIDFYLKFAYFKLAVICQQIYYRYKKGQTNDKRFSQFGEYVKTLIIHALHTERRHI, from the coding sequence ATGTCACAAATCATTCCCGTACGAAAAGGAGAGGAATTAAACACGGAAAAACTGCATCAGTTTCTCCGTGTTTCGATTCTTGATTTACCTAAAGAGCCTCTTGTAATCAAGCAATTTGGATCAGGTGCGTCCAATTTAACCTACGCTCTTTCAGTCGGAGAGTGGGAGGCGGTGTTGAGACGCCCGCCATTTGGGCCAGTTGCGCCAAAAGCGCATGACATGGAAAGAGAATACAAGATTTTATCTGTTTTATCGAAGTCGTTCCCTCTCGCTCCTAGGCCGTATGTGTTTTGTGAAGATGAGACGGTGGTCGGAAAATCCTTTTTTTTAATGGAGCGAAAGCACGGTGTTCTCATCGACACAGCGTTTCCAAAAGAAGTGAAAGAAACGAGCCAACTTTGCCGTCGTATTTCAGAACAAATGGTGGATGTCCTTGTTCAGCTTCATGATGTTCCTTATAAAGGCACGCTCCTTGAAGAAATCAGCAAGCCTGAAGGTTTTTTAGAACGTCAAGTACACGGCTGGATTCATCGTTATGAAAAATCAAAAACAAGTGACATACCGGAAGTAGAAGCACTAAAGAAATGGTTGACCACACACATCCCCACTTCACAGCATCCAACCATTATTCACTATGATTATAAGCTTAACAATACGTTATTTTCACCGGATGGAAATAAAATTGTAGGATTATTTGACTGGGAAATGACAACCGTTGGAGACCCGCTTGCTGATTTGGGAGTGGCGATGAGCTATTGGATGGAAGACAGCGACCCTGAACTTTTAAAAAGAGGATTGGGGAACCCACCTGTTACTGTGCAAAAAAGCTTTTATTCCCGTCGAGATTTTGTGGAAGCGTATGCTAAAAAAAGCGGACGAGATGTGTCACACATTGACTTTTACCTGAAGTTTGCGTACTTCAAACTTGCTGTCATTTGTCAGCAAATTTATTACCGTTATAAAAAAGGCCAAACAAATGACAAACGGTTTTCACAATTTGGAGAGTATGTAAAAACGCTGATTATTCATGCTCTGCATACAGAACGCAGGCATATATGA
- a CDS encoding acyl-CoA thioesterase, which yields MYETQVKVRFCETDALGHINNTSYFIYLEEARIAFFEEMGASMHTEKWEYILASTKCDFVAQGYFNQVLMIKTFVSNVGNKSFTIGHEITDSKTGSLIAKGEAVIVYFDFDAQKSVSIPADIKQFLMNYKVAV from the coding sequence ATGTATGAAACACAGGTCAAAGTGCGTTTTTGCGAAACAGACGCACTCGGTCACATTAACAATACGAGCTATTTCATTTATTTAGAAGAGGCACGCATTGCTTTTTTTGAAGAAATGGGAGCATCCATGCATACAGAAAAGTGGGAGTATATTTTAGCGTCTACTAAATGTGATTTTGTTGCGCAAGGATATTTTAATCAAGTGTTAATGATTAAAACCTTTGTATCTAATGTCGGCAATAAAAGCTTTACAATTGGTCATGAAATTACCGACAGCAAGACGGGATCGCTGATTGCCAAAGGAGAAGCTGTCATCGTGTACTTTGATTTTGATGCACAAAAAAGCGTTTCTATTCCAGCGGATATTAAGCAGTTTTTGATGAATTATAAAGTAGCTGTTTAA
- a CDS encoding enoyl-CoA hydratase/isomerase family protein translates to MSDLVVEKQGTILSLTLNRPDRLNAFSEEMIEKLTAEIKQAQSDESIKVVILNGAGRSFSAGGDVKTMGQASGADVYEHIGRLNECILAMQNLEKPIISAVHGFAAGAAFNLALASDFIIASQESRFVLSFSQVGLISDGGGLYFLTKVVGPHKAKELLFLAEPLDADTAYKAGFLNRVVPLDQLKDEVTSFASRLSQGPTKAYGKMKKIVNDSFHLTLEQVLEQERLTQVLMVETRDHQEGISAFKEKRKPLFQGK, encoded by the coding sequence ATGAGTGATTTAGTAGTAGAAAAGCAGGGGACTATTTTATCTTTAACGTTAAATCGACCGGATCGTTTAAATGCATTCAGTGAGGAAATGATTGAAAAGTTAACAGCTGAAATAAAACAGGCACAAAGCGATGAGTCTATTAAAGTGGTTATATTAAATGGAGCGGGGCGCTCGTTTTCTGCCGGAGGCGATGTGAAAACGATGGGCCAAGCATCGGGAGCTGATGTTTATGAACATATCGGCCGTTTAAATGAATGTATTTTAGCGATGCAAAATCTAGAGAAGCCAATTATTTCAGCAGTTCATGGGTTTGCAGCAGGAGCTGCTTTTAATTTAGCTCTCGCTTCTGACTTTATCATCGCATCACAAGAAAGCCGATTTGTATTAAGCTTTTCTCAAGTGGGATTGATTTCAGATGGAGGAGGTCTTTACTTTCTCACAAAGGTCGTTGGCCCCCACAAAGCTAAAGAACTGCTATTTTTAGCAGAGCCTCTGGATGCCGATACGGCTTACAAAGCCGGTTTTTTGAACCGTGTAGTGCCGTTAGATCAGTTGAAAGATGAGGTTACGTCTTTTGCAAGCCGTTTATCACAAGGGCCAACGAAAGCGTACGGAAAAATGAAAAAAATCGTCAACGATTCATTCCATTTAACGCTAGAACAAGTGCTTGAACAAGAAAGGCTAACGCAAGTTCTTATGGTAGAAACGAGGGATCATCAAGAAGGAATATCTGCATTTAAAGAAAAAAGAAAGCCACTATTTCAAGGGAAATAA
- a CDS encoding quinone oxidoreductase family protein: protein MKAIQFTQYGGPDVLQVIDIARPVPKKKDVLIKVAAIGVNYADAARREGAYVVETPLPFIPGSEVAGEVVEVGEDVQGIKVGTKVVTLLGSNRATGYAEYTLADSRGLIPLPENVDLTQAVALPLQGLTAYHILKTMGRLEKGEIVIVHAAAGGVGTLAVQLAKIFGAGKVIATASSKEKLELAKNLGADEVINYTETGWEKRILEVTEGKGADIILEMVGGHIFYESLQCLAPFGRLVFYGMASGKSVKFNPARLMEKNQSVLGFFLPQMMAKPALYQQSLHELLNYVNSGQLKLMLGGTFSLEEAADVHRLLQGRKTTGKLVLVP from the coding sequence ATGAAAGCTATTCAATTCACGCAGTATGGAGGGCCTGATGTTCTGCAAGTTATCGATATTGCACGCCCTGTACCTAAAAAGAAAGATGTGCTCATTAAAGTTGCGGCAATTGGCGTTAATTATGCCGACGCTGCGCGGCGCGAAGGAGCATATGTAGTCGAAACGCCGCTGCCTTTTATTCCAGGCTCTGAAGTAGCAGGCGAAGTGGTTGAAGTAGGCGAGGATGTACAAGGGATAAAAGTAGGTACAAAAGTCGTGACACTGCTGGGATCTAATCGAGCAACAGGATACGCTGAGTACACGCTGGCAGATTCAAGAGGCCTTATTCCGTTGCCGGAGAATGTGGATTTAACACAGGCCGTTGCTTTGCCTCTTCAAGGACTAACGGCTTATCATATTTTAAAAACAATGGGTCGCCTTGAAAAAGGAGAAATCGTCATCGTTCATGCAGCAGCAGGCGGCGTCGGAACCTTAGCTGTTCAGCTTGCGAAAATTTTTGGAGCTGGAAAAGTTATTGCTACAGCGAGCTCTAAAGAAAAGCTTGAGCTTGCAAAAAATCTTGGAGCCGACGAAGTGATTAACTATACAGAAACAGGCTGGGAAAAACGGATTTTAGAAGTAACAGAAGGAAAAGGAGCCGATATTATTTTAGAAATGGTAGGAGGGCATATATTCTATGAATCTCTTCAATGTCTTGCACCATTTGGACGCCTCGTTTTTTACGGAATGGCTAGCGGAAAATCTGTAAAGTTTAACCCTGCTCGCCTGATGGAAAAAAATCAGTCGGTTCTCGGCTTTTTCTTACCTCAAATGATGGCAAAACCAGCACTTTATCAGCAAAGCCTGCATGAGCTATTAAACTACGTGAATTCCGGTCAGTTAAAATTAATGCTGGGCGGTACATTTTCACTTGAAGAAGCAGCAGATGTACATCGTCTGCTTCAAGGAAGAAAAACGACCGGAAAATTAGTGTTAGTTCCTTAA
- a CDS encoding enoyl-CoA hydratase, with the protein MMKKFVRIEKEEKTAIVTIDNPPLNVMSQAVVQQLEETYEELSKDPDVITIILTGAGDRAFMAGADIKEFPQLMGQSGIKEEFMKTHRVLQKLENIEKPTIVVLNGLTFGGGCELSLTADIRIAEEHAQIGLPEVKLGLFPGGGGTQRLPRVIGASKAKEWMFAGSPVSAEEALHAGFANHVTPKGKGLEKAKELAKKFNRHSLPSLSRIKAAVNEGMNRTLSEGLELEAELFEEVFQTEDIKEGVSAFFEKRPAVFSHK; encoded by the coding sequence ATGATGAAAAAATTTGTACGTATTGAAAAAGAAGAGAAAACAGCTATTGTAACCATTGATAATCCGCCTTTAAATGTAATGAGCCAGGCTGTTGTGCAGCAGCTTGAAGAAACGTATGAAGAGCTTAGTAAAGATCCTGATGTCATTACAATCATTTTAACGGGAGCGGGCGACCGGGCGTTTATGGCTGGAGCTGATATTAAAGAATTTCCACAGCTAATGGGACAAAGCGGTATTAAAGAAGAGTTTATGAAAACCCATCGTGTTTTGCAAAAACTTGAAAACATTGAAAAACCAACAATTGTCGTGTTAAACGGTTTAACGTTTGGGGGAGGGTGCGAACTTTCACTAACCGCTGATATACGCATTGCCGAAGAACATGCTCAAATCGGTCTTCCGGAAGTGAAGCTCGGATTGTTTCCCGGAGGCGGCGGAACTCAGCGTCTTCCGCGCGTAATCGGCGCATCTAAAGCTAAAGAATGGATGTTTGCCGGCAGTCCTGTTTCGGCGGAAGAAGCACTTCATGCAGGCTTTGCCAATCATGTAACGCCTAAAGGAAAAGGGCTCGAAAAAGCAAAAGAGCTGGCTAAGAAATTTAACCGTCACTCTCTTCCGTCACTTTCTCGAATTAAGGCAGCGGTAAACGAAGGAATGAATCGTACACTATCTGAAGGTCTTGAACTTGAGGCAGAGCTGTTTGAAGAAGTCTTTCAAACAGAAGATATTAAAGAAGGAGTATCAGCATTTTTTGAAAAGCGTCCCGCTGTTTTTTCACATAAGTAA
- a CDS encoding acyl-CoA dehydrogenase family protein, which yields MSEMKTEAKGGSFLLKKTSAQHVYTSEDLTDEHRMIAQTAKQFIEKEVDPYHSDIEQQDFNKVVELMHKAGELGLLAHSIPEAYGGLGLDKVSKGLVSEIIGRTSGYGVAHSNHTCIATLPITYFGTKKQKEKYLPKLASGEYIGAYCLTEPEAGSDALAAQTKAVLNPEKTHYVLNGTKQYITNAAFSDTFITYAKVDGEHFTAFIVEKDFEGLSLGPEEKKMGIKGSSTRPVIYEDCLVPVENVLGQVGRGHLIALNVLNLGRFNLGSACMGAAKYAFELALGYTKERKQFKTAIAEFNASKEKIAKMAARIFASESIQYRTAGLLEEALGGLYESENHKLVAKQLAEFAMECSVCKVYGSETLDLIADESLQLHGGAGFIQEYKIEQVYRDSRINRIFEGTNEINRLLLPTQLLKKAGKGEIELNKRVEHAVSELMSGQWEISSNELLAREKQAVITTRHLFLALLGTAFQTFQTNLAQEQETLMKLAEIAIGLFAMESSVLRVEKAVTRNGEEKETLKSKLTATVVSETLFEIEKQARQLINGMLTGEKHRQYRTILGKWMNDLQSEGEFMRNRDIAREFIDSERYVV from the coding sequence ATGTCTGAAATGAAAACCGAAGCAAAAGGCGGATCATTTTTACTTAAAAAAACATCTGCGCAGCACGTCTATACATCTGAAGACTTAACGGATGAGCATCGTATGATCGCTCAGACAGCAAAGCAGTTTATTGAAAAAGAAGTCGACCCTTACCACAGTGACATTGAGCAGCAGGATTTTAATAAAGTAGTAGAATTGATGCATAAAGCAGGCGAGCTTGGACTTCTTGCTCACAGTATTCCAGAAGCATATGGAGGACTAGGTCTTGATAAAGTAAGCAAAGGACTCGTCAGTGAAATCATCGGCCGGACAAGCGGATATGGAGTCGCTCATTCTAATCATACATGCATTGCGACACTTCCTATTACGTATTTTGGTACCAAAAAGCAAAAAGAAAAATACTTGCCCAAATTGGCAAGCGGTGAATATATTGGCGCCTACTGTTTGACAGAGCCAGAAGCTGGTTCTGATGCTCTTGCAGCCCAAACAAAAGCCGTATTAAATCCTGAAAAAACGCATTATGTATTAAATGGAACGAAGCAGTACATTACCAATGCTGCCTTTTCAGATACGTTCATCACATATGCAAAAGTAGACGGAGAACATTTTACCGCTTTTATTGTAGAAAAAGATTTTGAAGGACTGTCTCTCGGGCCAGAAGAAAAGAAAATGGGGATTAAAGGGTCGTCTACTCGCCCGGTTATTTATGAAGATTGTTTAGTACCCGTAGAAAACGTACTTGGACAAGTAGGAAGAGGTCACTTGATTGCGCTGAACGTCTTAAACCTTGGACGTTTTAACTTAGGTTCTGCATGTATGGGCGCAGCGAAATATGCGTTTGAACTTGCTTTAGGTTATACAAAAGAACGCAAGCAGTTTAAAACAGCTATTGCGGAATTTAACGCTTCAAAAGAAAAAATAGCAAAAATGGCGGCTCGTATTTTTGCATCTGAATCTATCCAGTACCGTACAGCTGGTTTACTAGAAGAGGCGCTTGGTGGACTATATGAAAGTGAAAATCATAAGTTAGTAGCTAAACAGCTGGCTGAATTTGCAATGGAATGTTCAGTGTGTAAAGTGTATGGATCGGAAACTCTTGATTTAATTGCCGATGAATCGCTGCAGCTTCATGGCGGAGCAGGATTTATTCAAGAATATAAAATCGAACAAGTATACCGTGACTCACGCATCAATCGTATTTTTGAAGGTACAAATGAAATCAACCGCCTTTTGCTTCCAACTCAGCTTCTAAAAAAAGCAGGCAAAGGAGAAATAGAGCTGAACAAACGAGTAGAACATGCCGTTAGTGAATTGATGAGCGGTCAGTGGGAAATATCTTCAAATGAACTTCTAGCACGAGAAAAGCAGGCTGTTATTACAACAAGGCATTTATTTCTTGCATTGCTAGGAACAGCATTCCAAACGTTTCAGACAAATCTAGCGCAAGAACAAGAAACGCTGATGAAATTAGCAGAAATTGCTATTGGGCTATTCGCTATGGAGTCATCTGTGCTGCGCGTGGAAAAAGCTGTAACCAGAAATGGAGAAGAAAAAGAAACGTTAAAAAGCAAACTCACAGCAACAGTTGTTAGTGAAACGCTCTTTGAAATTGAAAAGCAGGCTCGACAATTAATAAACGGGATGTTAACGGGTGAAAAACACCGACAGTACCGCACAATTCTTGGAAAATGGATGAATGATTTGCAAAGTGAAGGAGAGTTCATGCGCAATCGAGACATCGCCCGTGAATTTATCGACAGCGAACGATATGTTGTATAA
- a CDS encoding ferredoxin produces MGKYTIVDKETCIACGACGAAAPDIYDYDDEGIAFVILDDNQGTVEVPQELEDDLIDAFEGCPTESIRIADEKFDGDSNKFQ; encoded by the coding sequence ATGGGGAAATATACAATAGTCGATAAAGAAACGTGTATTGCGTGCGGCGCATGCGGAGCTGCGGCACCTGATATTTATGATTATGATGATGAAGGAATTGCGTTCGTTATCCTTGATGATAATCAAGGCACTGTTGAAGTGCCCCAAGAGTTAGAAGACGATTTAATAGATGCGTTTGAAGGCTGTCCAACAGAGTCCATCCGTATAGCAGATGAAAAGTTTGATGGAGATTCGAATAAATTTCAATAA
- a CDS encoding TetR/AcrR family transcriptional regulator — protein sequence MKDLMMERSIQLFAQKGFKETSIQDIVNELNVTKGTFYYYFKSKQELLMDIHLQYIERLIENQETILADKTISYPEKLHSIIFKLVHDIEKEGLRAKVFFREMRHLSEEHLEQIIPKRDRFKENVQEIIEKGMEAGQFRSDLPSDIVTLGILGMTNWSYFWFQPDGEKSDREVAAIFYKMLMKGIQSQ from the coding sequence ATGAAAGATTTGATGATGGAACGAAGCATTCAGCTTTTTGCTCAAAAAGGTTTCAAAGAAACGTCTATTCAAGATATTGTAAATGAATTAAACGTCACAAAAGGAACGTTTTATTATTATTTTAAAAGCAAGCAAGAGCTTTTAATGGATATTCACCTTCAATATATTGAAAGATTAATAGAAAACCAAGAGACGATTCTTGCAGATAAGACAATATCTTATCCTGAAAAGCTGCACAGCATTATTTTTAAACTTGTTCATGATATTGAGAAAGAAGGTCTTCGAGCTAAAGTGTTTTTTCGAGAGATGCGTCATTTGAGTGAAGAACACTTAGAACAAATCATTCCAAAGCGCGATCGTTTTAAAGAAAACGTACAGGAAATTATTGAAAAAGGAATGGAAGCAGGGCAGTTCCGTTCAGATTTGCCTTCAGATATCGTGACGCTAGGCATATTAGGAATGACAAATTGGAGCTATTTTTGGTTTCAGCCGGATGGTGAAAAGTCAGATCGAGAAGTTGCGGCTATTTTTTATAAGATGTTAATGAAAGGTATTCAGTCACAGTAG